A section of the Carya illinoinensis cultivar Pawnee chromosome 12, C.illinoinensisPawnee_v1, whole genome shotgun sequence genome encodes:
- the LOC122288985 gene encoding formin-like protein 20 isoform X5, with protein MALFRRFFYRKPPDRLLEISERVYVFDCCFSTDVLEEDEYRVYMGGIVAQLQDHFPDASFMVFNFREGERRSQISDILSQYDMTVMDYPRQYEGCPLLPLEMIHHFLRSSESWLSLEGQQNVLLMHCERGGWPVLAFMLAGLLLYRKQYSGEQKTLDMVYKQAPKELLHLLSPLNPQPSQLRYLQYISRRNLGSDWPPSDTPLLLDCLILRVLPLFDGGKGCRPVIRVYGQDPSTPANRSSKLLFSTSKTKKNVRYYLKQAECMLVKIDIHCRVQGDIVLECIHLDEDLVHEEMIFIVMFHSAFVRSNILMLNRDEIDVPWDAKDQFPRDFSAEVLFSDADAVVPALTTVIASEGNEAEIASPEEFFEVEEIFSNVVDGQEGKGDLDPYAFQDCASDDGTHKRDVKLVSNIDAVKDIAVDDVKYKMDEKVGSDHLVKDIGVDDGDIKLDFILAAADMQPSMETKEVVEDLCGKLDEMGDKDDGGNSFTQKTLDSRVPQKKLTTDVPRQKSEKVLPNVPKKQPTLSTKPAADSVIAKQKTKQQESHAKLAKPNAVSRWIPPNKGSYTNSMHVSYPPSRYNSAPAALGANVPSKDSNAVPKLKASFDTPTAVVSTDGTNDLKSRKVDPVKPSGSTQEAVASCPPSLVPSIKDSYSSSQTQAQHISLQQVVPPPPPPPQHYSTPSFSTFPSMYPSSPSQPLQVGATPPPPPPPPPLPPKRQNSATMLLSPPPPPPPPPPPPPPPFVSTFTAPNLGVGVRTPPQPPPPPPVPPLYGAPPKLPPPFVSPPQPLLVARAPPPPPPPAHGAPPPPPPPPVRGAPPPPPPPPIRGAPNLAPSIVGVPLPPPPPPPLMHGAPPPPPPPPPPPPPIHGAPPPPPPPIGQGPPPTSRGAPPPPPPPGTRVPGPSAPPRPLGGVPPPPPPLGAKGPNAAADARGLSLGRVRGLSRPTGMGATTTAPRRSSLKPLHWSKVTRALQGSLWEELQRYGDSQIAPGFDVSELESLFSATVPKPADAGGKAGARRKSVGSKTDKVQLIDLRRANNTEIMLTKVKMPLSDMMAAVLAMDESVLDVDQVENLIKFCPTKEEMELLKGYTGDKENLGKCEQYFLELMKVPRVESKLRVFSFKIQFSSQVW; from the exons ATGGCGCTGTTCAGAAGGTTCTTCTACCGCAAGCCTCCGGATCGGCTTCTTGAGATCTCCGAAAGGGTCTACG tGTTTGATTGTTGCTTCTCCACGGATGTCTTGGAAGAAGATGAGTACAGAGTGTACATGGGTGGCATTGTAGCTCAGTTACAGGACCACTTTCCTGATGCTTCTTTCATGGTGTTTAACTTTAGAGAAGGGGAGAGGCGAAGTCAAATTTCAGATATATTGTCTCAATATGACATGACAGTTATGGATTACCCTCGACAATATGAGGGGTGTCCTCTTCTGCCATTGGAGATGATCCACCACTTCCTTCGATCAAGTGAAAGTTGGTTGTCATTGGAAGGGCAACAAAATGTGCTGTTGATGCACTGTGAAAGAGGAGGATGGCCTGTGCTTGCATTCATGCTTGCAGGTCTTCTGTTATACCGAAAACAGTACAGTGGGGAGCAGAAGACTCTTGACATGGTTTACAAGCAAGCTCCAAAggaacttcttcatcttttgtcTCCTCTAAACCCACAGCCTTCTCAGCTGAGATATCTTCAATATATATCTAGAAGAAATTTAGGTTCTGATTGGCCTCCATCAGATACACCTTTACTTCTGGATTGCctgattctgagagtccttccACTATTTGATGGGGGAAAAGGTTGCAGGCCTGTTATACGTGTTTATGGTCAGGACCCTTCAACACCAGCTAATAGAAGTTCTAAGCTTTTGTTTTCAACTTCAAAGACGAAAAAGAATGTGCGCTACTATCTAAAG CAGGCAGAGTGTATGCTGGTGAAAATTGATATCCATTGCCGTGTTCAAGGGGATATTGTTCTTGAGTGCATCCATTTGGATGAAGATCTAGTACATGAGGAGATGATCTTCATAGTTATGTTCCACTCAGcatttgtgaggtcaaacattCTGATGCTCAACCGCGATGAAATTGATGTTCCGTGGGATGCCAAGGACCAATTCCCAAGGGACTTTAGCGCAGAG GTACTTTTTTCAGATGCTGATGCTGTTGTGCCTGCTCTTACTACAGTCATAGCCAGTGAAGGAAATGAGGCAGAAATTGCTTCACCTGAGGAATTTTTTGAGGTGGAAGAGATTTTTAGCAATGTGGTTGATGGGCAGGAAGGGAAGGGGGATTTGGATCCTTACGCATTTCAAGACTGTGCATCAGATGATGGAACCCACAAACGGGATGTAAAGTTGGTTTCTAATATTGATGCAGTGAAGGACATTGCTGTTGATGATGTGAAATATAAAATGGATGAGAAGGTGGGTTCTGATCATTTGGTGAAGGACATTGGTGTTGATGATGGTGATATCAAGCTAGATTTCATACTAGCTGCTGCTGATATGCAGCCAAGTATGGAAACCAAGGAAGTGGTGGAAGATTTGTGTGGCAAATTGGATGAGATGGGAGACAAAGATGATGGAGGAAACAGTTTTACACAGAAGACTTTAGATTCCAGGGTTCCCCAGAAAAAGTTGACTACTGATGTCCCCAGACAAAAATCAGAGAAAGTTCTACCTAATGTGCCTAAGAAACAGCCTACACTCAGTACAAAACCAGCTGCAGATTCAGTTATCGCCAAACAAAAGACTAAACAGCAGGAGTCTCATGCAAAACTGGCAAAGCCAAATGCAGTATCTAGGTGGATCCCTCCTAACAAAGGCTCTTATACTAATTCAATGCATGTATCATATCCACCATCAAGATATAACAGTGCGCCAGCTGCTCTTGGTGCTAATGTTCCTTCAAAGGATTCTAATGCAGTTCCCAAATTAAAAGCTTCTTTTGATACCCCCACTGCTGTGGTTTCAACTGATGGGACCAATGATCTGAAAAGTCGTAAGGTGGATCCTGTGAAGCCTTCAGGTTCTACCCAAGAGGCAGTTGCTTCATGCCCACCATCATTGGTACCATCAATTAAAGATTCATATTCATCCTCACAAACTCAAGCACAACATATTAGCCTGCAGCAAGTAGTTCCCCCTCCTCCCCCGCCACCACAACATTATAGCACCCCTTCGTTTTCAACCTTTCCATCCATGTATCCTTCATCGCCTTCCCAACCTTTGCAGGTGGGTGCcacacctccacctccacctccacctccacctctacCTCCTAAAAGGCAGAATAGTGCTACCATGCTTCTTTCACCACCTCCTCCGCCTCCGCCTCcgcctccccctccccctcctcctTTTGTGAGCACATTTACTGCACCAAACCTTGGAGTTGGAGTGCGCACTCCTCCTCagcctccacctccaccacccGTACCTCCTTTATATGGAGCTCCCCCAAAATTGCCTCCACCATTTGTATCCCCACCACAACCATTGCTCGTGGCAAGAGCCCCACCTCCACCACCCCCTCCAGCACATGGAGCCCCacctcctccaccaccacctccaGTTCGTGGAGCCCCacctcctccaccaccacctccaATTCGTGGAGCTCCAAATTTGGCCCCTTCAATAGTTGGAGTGCCACtgccacctccacctccacctcctttAATGCATGGAGCACCAccaccgccaccaccaccaccaccaccaccacctccaaTCCATGGAGCACCACCTCCTCCGCCACCTCCTATAGGTCAAGGCCCACCTCCCACATCACGTGGTGCACCACCCCCTCCACCTCCGCCTGGAACTCGTGTACCTGGCCCTTCGGCTCCACCCAGGCCTTTAGGTGGTGTACCTCCTCCACCTCCGCCATTAGGTGCCAAAGGACCAAATGCTGCAGCTGATGCAAGAGGCTTGTCTTTAGGGAGAGTGCGTGGGCTTTCACGTCCTACAGGGATGGGGGCGACTACTACAGCTCCTCGAAGATCCTCATTGAAGCCTTTGCATTGGAGCAAGGTAACCAGGGCTTTGCAAGGAAGTTTATGGGAAGAATTGCAAAGATATGGAGACTCTCAAAT TGCGCCGGGATTTGATGTGTCAGAGTTAGAGAGCCTTTTCTCTGCAACAGTTCCAAAACCTGCTGATGCAGGAGGTAAAGCTGGTGCACGGCGTAAATCTGTTGGATCCAAGACTGACAAAGTCCAGCTG ATTGACCTGAGGAGAGCCAACAACACTGAAATTATGCTTACAAAAGTTAAGATGCCGCTTTCTGATATGATG GctgcagttcttgcaatggatgaATCAGTATTAGATGTTGACCAGGTGGAGAATCTCATAAAATTTTGTCCCACCAAAGAGGAGATGGAACTTCTAAAG ggCTACACTGGTGACAAGGAGAACCTGGGAAAGTGCGAACAG TACTTTTTGGAGCTGATGAAAGTGCCTCGGGTTGAGTCGAAATTACGAGTATTCTCTTTCAAGATTCAGTTCAGCTCTCAGGTTTGGTG A